From the genome of Lotus japonicus ecotype B-129 chromosome 6, LjGifu_v1.2, one region includes:
- the LOC130725176 gene encoding uncharacterized protein LOC130725176 produces MKENESIDDMFGRFQTIVNGLKNLDRKYKNVDQITKILRCLPRRWRPKVTTIQEAKDLSTLRLEDLLGSLMVHEIELAHDEGLEKQKNIAFKANSSKAILTKEQSEEEESLEEMSDDEQALFNIKFKRMWIKQQKGKGTSRKDNKRDSSMKKKPLAKKSGKKPFYKKKKALAAGWDESEDGSEDEDEDEDDDALFALMVSAESSDDEDDEVRPENLKEEFNELLEHSYILSEKYKALKKQFAKLQLEHEKLLIEKDHAVKENTALKEQDSVKEVTSLKKRVKILIDDLSTFTTGHDNLVKLCGNSRELYNKSGLGFDSESASSSECMSDISFTSSESSQSKFVVNCKIERDERKTFYEKKVPSKVTANPSGPKKIWMMPPRQDPKQRTMVDMSRMAEAMENLMNVVVRQAANAAAQVAATAQWNAAE; encoded by the exons ATGAAGGAAAACGAAAGCATTGATGACATGTTTGGAAGATTCCAAACCATCGTCAATGGGCTGAAGAATCTTGATCGTAAATACAAAAATGTTGATCAAATCACGAAAATTCTAAGATGCCTCCCCAGAAGATGGAGACCCAAGGTCACAACCATTCAAGAAGCTAAAGATCTCAGCACCTTGAGATTGGAAGACCTCCTGGGATCTCTGATGGTTCATGAAATAGAGCTGGCTCATGACGAAGGATTGGAGAAGCAGAAGAACATTGCTTTTAAAGCAAACAGTTCAAAGGCCATTCTAACAAAAGAacaatctgaagaagaagaatccttAGAAGAAATGTCAGATGATGAACAAGCCCTATTCAACATAAAGTTCAAAAGaatgtggatcaaacaacaaaaaggaaaaggaacatCAAGGAAGGACAACAAAAGGGATTCAAGCATGAAAAAGAAACC ACTTGCAAAGAAATCGGGCAAGAAACCCTtctacaagaaaaagaaagcgcTAGCTGCTGGATGGGATGAATCTGAGGACGgttcagaagatgaagatgaagacgaAGATGATGATGCACTCTTCGCTCTTATGGTATCTGCAGAGAGCTcagacgatgaagatgatgaggtaagaCCTGAAAATCTCAAAGAAGAATTTAATGAATTACTTGAGCATTCATATATTCTATCTGAAAAGTATAAAGCTTTGAAGAAACAGTTTGCTAAATTACAGCTTGAGCATGAAAAACTTTTAATAGAAAAAGATCATGCAGTCAAAGAAAATACTGCTTTAAAAGAACAAGATTCTGTTAAGGAAGTAACTTCTCTAAAGAAAAGAGTTAAAATACTAATAGATGATCTATCCACATTTACTACAGGACATGATAATCtagttaaactatgtggaaaTAGTCGTGAACTGTATAATAAAAGTGGACTAGGATTTGATAGTGAGTCAGCCTCATCCAGTGAATGCATGTCTGATATATCTTTTACATCATCTGAGTCAAGTCAAAGTAAGTTTGTTGTAAACTGTAAGATTGAGCGAGATGAACGAAAAACTTTCTATGAGAAGAAGGTTCCCTCAAAAGTTACTGCTAACCCCTcaggacccaagaaaatctgg ATGATGCCTCCAAGACAGGACCCAAAGCAACGGACTATGGTGGACATGAGCCGTATGGCAGAGGCCATGGAGAACTTGATGAATGTGGTGGTACGACAAGCTGCTAATGCTGCTGCGCAGGTTGCCGCAACTGCCCAATGGAATGCCGCCGAGTAA